From Anopheles arabiensis isolate DONGOLA chromosome 3, AaraD3, whole genome shotgun sequence, a single genomic window includes:
- the LOC120905221 gene encoding LOW QUALITY PROTEIN: bifunctional peptidase and arginyl-hydroxylase JMJD5-like (The sequence of the model RefSeq protein was modified relative to this genomic sequence to represent the inferred CDS: inserted 2 bases in 1 codon; deleted 1 base in 1 codon) has translation MFTILTYVRIVYTLYASNSYEEAIKDNIYLADLGLMLGCPIGLECKNVPTDLLTETASILTGELANLDKQEPPVKRIKLDDITGEMSLTENKSNDVPIMKCPSLEYFGTRCYDTKQPAVLNGIIDGWRAMERWHDPNYLLKVAGERTVPIEIGSQYSSDDWSQKLMKFRDFLEQSICCEPSDSAGKQPPAYLAQHDLFDQIPALRADIAIPDYIGRTDAQPRIKAWLGPKGTVSPLHTDPCHNLLCQVFGAKLIILARPEDTERLYPHDHFILNNTSQVDAXADPTTIGFSLVRDVRFYRLTLRRGEVLYIPPKWWHYVESLSPSFSVSFWFE, from the exons ATGTTCACCATCCTAACATATGTCCGA ATCGTGTACACCTTATACGCATCAAATAGTTACGAAGAGGCAATAAAAGATAACATATATTTGGCTGATCTGGGATTGATGCTTGGATGTCCGATCGGGTTAGAGTGCAAGAACGTCCCAACAGATTTGCTAACCGAAACGGCATCGATACTTACGGGAGAATTAG CAAACTTAGATAAGCAGGAACCACCCGTGAAAAGGATTAAGCTGGACGACATTACAGGGGAAATGAGTTTAACGGAAAACAAATCCAACGACGTTCCAATAATGAAGTGTCCATCGTTAGAATATTTTGG AACCCGATGCTACGATACAAAGCAACCGGCCGTTCTGAATGGAATAATCGATGGCTGGCGGGCAATGGAACGGTGGCACGATCCAAACTATCTGCTAAAAGTGGCCGGCGAACGAACCGTACCAATCGAGATTGGTTCTCAGTACAGCAGTGATGATTGGTCTCAAAAGCTAATGAAGTTTCGGGACTTCCTTGAGCAAAGTATCTGCTGCGAGCCGTCCGATTCGGCGGGAAAGCAACCACCGGCCTACCTAGCGCAGCATGATTTGTTTGATCAAATTCCTGCTCTTCGAGCGGACATTGCCATTCCCGACTACATTGGCCGAACGGACGCACAGCCACGCATAAAAGCATGGCTCGGTCCAAAAGGCACTGTCTCGCCGCTTCATACCGACCCGTGCCACAATCTGCTGTGTCAG GTTTTCGGCGCTAAACTCATCATCCTCGCACGACCGGAAGACACGGAAAGGCTGTACCCGCACGACCACTTCATACTGAACAACACCTCGCAGGTGGATGC CGCCGACCCGACTACGATCGGTTTCTCGCTGGTGCGGGACGTTCGGTTCTACCGGCTGACGTTGCGCCGAGGT GAGGTGCTTTACATACCGCCAAAATGGTGGCACTATGTGGAATCTCTGTCACCGAGCTTTTCTGTTAGCTTCTGGTTTGAATGA